The following coding sequences lie in one Oryza brachyantha chromosome 10, ObraRS2, whole genome shotgun sequence genomic window:
- the LOC121055603 gene encoding U-box domain-containing protein 21-like: MSSSSSLLSRRLPPPRTPELELPVPPEFRCPISLELMRDPVVGPTGITYDRAGIEAWLLAAGAGTTTTCPVTKGDLRADDLVPNHALRRVIQAWCVANRCRGVERIPTPRVPVTPAQAGEVLAGVEAAARAGDAARCAAAVREVGRLARESDRDRRCLASAGAARALAAAVASFAAAESSFVLDDVLAALVLVMPLDEEAIVAIGSSTASVALLASVARHGDLKRRLQAVVVIREIVACLCSRSRAIDLSENLDVIIEVLVKAIRDPISPHATKASLVAAYHLALADEHSAARLAEAGLVPSLVELLIDGDRSTAEKALAALDATLASAAGRARARADALAVPVLVKKMFRVSDTATELVVSSLHRICKKCSGDVELPAMAAARRVAVVEAVQVGAFQKVMMLLQVGCREATKEKATELLKLMIKYESRGNCIDAMDFRGLKRVS; this comes from the coding sequence atgtcgtcgtcgtcgtcgctgctgtCGCGTCGTCTGCCACCGCCGCGGACGCCCGAGCTGGAGCTGCCTGTGCCGCCGGAGTTCCGCTGCCCGATATCGCTTGAACTGATGCGGGATCCGGTCGTCGGCCCAACCGGCATCACCTACGACCGCGCTGGCATCGAGGCGTGGCTGCTCGCTGCCGGAGctgggacgacgacgacgtgtcCGGTCACGAAGGGCGACCTCCGCGCTGACGACCTTGTGCCTAACCATGCGCTCCGCCGCGTCATTCAGGCGTGGTGCGTCGCGAACCGGTGCCGAGGCGTGGAGAGGATCCCCACGCCGCGGGTGCCCGTCACGCCGGCGCAGGCGGGTGAGGTGCTGGCCGGGGTCGAGGCAGCCGCGCGGGCGGGGGACGCGGCGAggtgcgccgccgcggtgcgcGAGGTTGGGCGGCTCGCGCGGGAGTCCGACCGGGACCGGCGGTGCCTCgcgtccgccggcgccgcgcgcgcgctcgccgcggcggtcgCGTCGTTCGCGGCGGCTGAGTCGTCGTTCGTGCTTGACGACGTCCTCGCGGCGCTGGTGCTCGTCATGCCGCTCGACGAGGAGGCCATCGTCGCCATCGGCTCGTCGACCGCGTCCGTGGCGTTGCTCGCCTCCGTCGCCAGGCACGGCGACCTGAAGAGGAGGCTACAGGCGGTGGTCGTCATCAGGGAGATCGTCGCGTGCTTGTGCTCACGCAGCCGCGCCATTGATCTCAGCGAGAACCTCGACGTGATCATCGAGGTGTTGGTGAAGGCGATCAGGGACCCCATCTCTCCACATGCCACCAAGGCCTCCCTCGTCGCGGCGTACCAcctcgcgctcgccgacgAGCACTCCGCGGCGCGCCTCGCGGAGGCCGGTCTCGTGCCGTCGCTTGTCGAGCTCCTCATCGACGGCGACCGCAGCACGGCCGAGAAggcgctcgccgcgctcgacGCGACGCTGGCGTCCGCGGCCGGCAGggcgcgcgcccgcgccgacgCGCTCGCCGTGCCGGTGCTCGTCAAGAAGATGTTCCGCGTGTCCGACACGGCCACCGAGCTCGTTGTCTCCTCGCTCCACCGCATCTGCAAGAAATGCAGCGGCGACGTGGAGCTTCCGGCGAtggccgcggcgaggcgggtCGCCGTGGTCGAGGCGGTCCAGGTGGGCGCGTTCCAGAAGGTGATGATGCTGCTGCAGGTTGGGTGCAGGGAGGCAACAAAGGAGAAGGCGACTGAGCTGCTCAAGTTGATGATCAAGTATGAATCCAGAGGAAACTGTATTGATGCCATGGATTTCAGAGGGCTCAAGAGGGTTTCTTGA